One Hippoglossus hippoglossus isolate fHipHip1 chromosome 13, fHipHip1.pri, whole genome shotgun sequence genomic window carries:
- the serpine2 gene encoding glia-derived nexin: MKHLPLFCLCALVMLHGLEGALPQAPSYGERGSDLGIQVFQQVVRSKPQENVVFSPHGVASILGMLLTGAHGGTRKQIISGLRYKKNGPYKMLRKLHKTLTAKSNQDAVLIANGIFSQEGFPMEESFVATNKGNFQSESRSLNFSNREGAANEINDWVNNKTKGHISSLIKPDMLDAALTRLVVVNSIYFKGLWKSRFQPVNTKMKPFKAGDGNVLSVPMMSQLSVFNIGLATTPQGKKYKVIELPYHGNTISMMIVLPTDEDTSLSRIIPHISTATVQGWTKLMHMRKVHLAIPKFTADAEVDLEAPLAALGITDMFSQDRADFSHISTEGLHVSKALQKAKIVVNEDGTKAAAATAAILLARSSPPWVMVDRPFLFLIRHNPTGTILFMGQINQPSA; encoded by the exons ATGAAGCACCTCCCCTTGTTTTGCCTGTGTGCGCTGGTGATGCTGCATGGCCTTGAGGGTGCACTGCCCCAGGCTCCCTCGTATGGTGAACGGGGCTCAGATCTTGGCATACAGGTGTTTCAGCAAGTGGTGCGCTCAAAGCCCCAGGAAAATGTAGTGTTTTCACCCCATGGAGTGGCCTCCATCCTAGGCATGCTGCTAACTGGAGCCCACGGAGGGACCCGGAAGCAGATCATTAGTGGTCTGCGCTACAAGAAAAATG GTCCTTATAAGATGTTAAGGAAACTGCACAAGACCCTGACAGCAAAGTCCAACCAGGATGCTGTGCTGATCGCCAATGGCATTTTCAGCCAGGAGGGTTTCCCCATGGAGGAGTCCTTTGTAGCCACCAACAAGGGCAACTTCCAAAGTGAGAGCAGGAGCTTGAACTTCAGCAACCGCGAGGGGGCAGCCAATGAAATCAATGACTGGGTCAACAATAAGACCAAAG GTCACATCTCCAGCCTGATCAAACCAGACATGCTGGACGCGGCACTGACCCGTCTGGTCGTTGTCAACTCAATCTACTTTAAAGGCTTATGGAAGTCCCGCTTCCAGCCGGTGAACACTAAGATGAAGCCCTTCAAGGCGGGCGATGGGAACGTACTTTCAGTCCCAATGATGTCGCAGCTGTCTGTCTTCAACATAG GCTTGGCCACCACTCCACAGGGGAAAAAGTATAAGGTCATCGAGCTCCCTTACCATGGCAACACCATCAGCATGATGATTGTCCTGCCCACTGATGAGGACACATCTCTGTCCCGTATCATCCCACACATCAGCACAGCCACAGTGCAGGGCTGGACCAAACTGATGCACATGAGGAAGGTCCACCTGGCCATCCCCAA GTTTACTGCTGATGCGGAGGTAGATTTGGAAGCTCCACTTGCAGCACTGGGAATAACAGACATGTTCAGTCAGGACAGAGCTGACTTCAGTCACATAA GCACTGAGGGTTTACACGTATCCAAGGCCCTTCAGAAAGCCAAAATTGTGGTGAATGAAGACGGAACCAAAGCAGCCGCTGCCACTG cTGCCATTTTGCTGGCTCGGTCCTCTCCACCCTGGGTGATGGTGGACAgacctttcctcttcctcatcagaCACAATCCAACAG GTACCATTCTCTTTATGGGCCAGATCAACCAGCCTTCAGCCTAG